A stretch of Elephas maximus indicus isolate mEleMax1 chromosome 20, mEleMax1 primary haplotype, whole genome shotgun sequence DNA encodes these proteins:
- the SEMA3B gene encoding semaphorin-3B isoform X1, which translates to MGQPAAAAMIPGLALLWATALGGAAPSPPRLRLSFQELQAGHGLRTFQLGRTCCYEALLVDEERGRLFVGAENHVASLSLDNISKRAKKLAWPAPVEWREECNWAGKDIGTECMNFVKLLHVYNHTHLLACGTGAFHPTCAFVEVGHRLEEPMLRLDLRSLEDGKGKSPYDPRHRAASVLVGEELYSGVAADLMGRDFTIFRSLGRRLSLRTEPHDSRWLNEPKFVKVFWIPESENPDDDKIYFFFRELAVEAAPALGRLSVSRVGQICRNDVGGQRSLVNKWTTFLKARLVCSVPGVEGDTHFDQLQDVFLLPSRDRWSPLLYAVFSTSSGVFQGSAVCVYSMNDVRRAFLGPFAHKEGPMHQWMSYQGRVPYPRPGMCPSKTFGTFSSTKDFPDDVIQFARNHPLMYSSVLPIGSRPLFLQVGAGYTFTQIVADRVAAADGQYDVLFIGTDTGTVLKVISVPKGSRPSSEGLLLEELHVFEDSAAVTSMQISSKRHQLYVASRSGVTQIALHRCAAHGRACAECCLARDPYCAWDGAACTRFQPSSKRRFRRQDVRNGDPSTLCSGDSSRPTLQERKVFGVEGDSAFLECEPRSLQARVNWTFQRAGEPAQTQVPAEGRVQHTGQGLLLRRLQRGDSGVYLCTAVEHGFSQPLRRLALHVLNAGQAERLARVEEAAPAAPQSPKLWYRDFLQLVEPGGGGASSLRMCRPLPAPRPPPPEPRRKGRNRRTHFSEPRADRGPRSAVHW; encoded by the exons AGCTTCAGGCCGGGCATGGTCTACGGACCTTCCAGCTGGGGCGGACCTGCTGCTATGAAGCGCTGCTAGTGGATGAGGAGCGCGGACGCCTGTTTGTGGGTGCTGAGAACCACGTGGCTTCCCTCAGCCTGGACAACATCAGCAAGCGGGCCAAGAAG CTGGCCTGGCCGGCCCCCGTAGAATGGCGAGAGGAATGCAACTGGGCAGGGAAGGACATTGGT ACTGAGTGCatgaacttcgtgaagctgctgcATGTCTACAACCACACACACCTGCTGGCCTGCGGCACCGGGGCCTTCCACCCGACCTGTGCATTTGTGGAGGTGGGCCACCGGCTGGAG GAGCCCATGCTTCGGTTGGACCTTCGAAGCCTAGAGGACGGCAAGGGGAAGAGTCCTTATGACCCCAGGCATCGGGCTGCCTCCGTGCTGGTGG GGGAGGAGCTGTATTCGGGGGTGGCCGCAGACCTCATGGGCCGGGACTTTACCATCTTCCGCAGCCTGGGCCGGCGGCTGAGTCTCCGCACAGAGCCACATGACTCCCGATGGCTCAACG AGCCCAAGTTCGTTAAAGTCTTTTGGATCCCGGAGAGTGAGAACCCAGATGACGACAAGATCTACTTCTTCTTCCGTGAGTTGGCGGTGGAGGCGGCTCCGGCACTGGGACGTCTGTCAGTATCCCGCGTCGGCCAGATCTGCCGG AACGACGTGGGCGGCCAGCGTAGCCTGGTCAACAAGTGGACGACCTTCCTGAAGGCACGGCTGGTGTGCTCGGTGCCCGGTGTCGAGGGCGACACCCACTTCGACCAGCTTC AGGACGTGTTCCTGCTACCATCCCGGGACCGCTGGAGCCCGCTGCTCTACGCCGTCTTCTCAACGTCCAG CGGCGTCTTCCAGGGCTCTGCAGTGTGCGTGTATAGCATGAACGACGTGCGTCGGGCTTTCCTGGGACCCTTCGCACATAAGGAGGGGCCAATGCACCAGTGGATGTCTTACCAGGGCCGCGTCCCCTACCCGCGGCCCGGCATG TGCCCCAGCAAGACCTTTGGCACCTTCAGTTCCACCAAGGACTTCCCTGACGACGTCATCCAGTTTGCCCGGAACCATCCCCTCATGTACAGTTCAGTTCTGCCCATCGGGAGTCGCCCTCTTTTCCTACAAGTGGGTGCTGGGTACACTTTCACCCAAATCGTTGCTGACAGAGTAGCAGCTGCTGACGGACAATATGATGTCCTCTTTATTGGCACAG ACACGGGCACAGTGCTGAAGGTAATCTCTGTCCCCAAAGGCAGCCGTCCTAGCTCTGAGGGGCTGCTATTGGAGGAGCTGCACGTGTTCGAG GACTCAGCCGCTGTCACCAGCATGCAGATCTCCTCCAAGAGG CACCAGCTGTACGTAGCCTCACGGAGCGGGGTGACCCAGATCGCGCTGCACCGCTGCGCTGCCCATGGCCGCGCCTGCGCCGAATGCTGCCTGGCGCGCGACCCCTACTGCGCCTGGGACGGGGCCGCATGCACGCGCTTCCAGCCCAGTTCCAAGAG GCGGTTCCGGCGGCAAGACGTAAGGAATGGCGACCCCAGCACGCTCTGCTCCGGAG ACTCTTCGCGCCCCACGCTACAGGAGCGGAAGGTGTTCGGCGTGGAGGGCGACAGCGCCTTCCTGGAATGTGAGCCCCGCTCTCTGCAGGCGCGGGTGAATTGGACCTTCCAGCGCGCAGGGGAGCCGGCCCAAACCCAG GTGCCAGCGGAAGGACGTGTTCAGCACACCGGGCAGGGGCTGCTGCTGCGCAGGCTGCAGCGCGGGGACTCAGGCGTGTACCTGTGCACCGCGGTCGAGCACGGCTTTTCTCAGCCGCTGCGTCGCCTGGCGCTGCACGTGCTGAACGCCGGGCAGGCCGAGCGGCTGGCGCGGGTTGAGGAGGCTGCGCCAGCCGCGCCGCAGAGCCCCAAGCTCTGGTACCGGGACTTCCTGCAGCTGGTGGagcccggcggcggcggcgcaaGCTCCCTGCGCATGTGTCGGCCGCTTCCCGCCCCGCGCCCCCCGCCTCCCGAACCGCGGAGGAAGGGCCGCAATCGGCGGACGCATTTCTCGGAGCCGCGTGCAGATCGGGGCCCGCGCAGTGCCGTGCACTGGTGA
- the SEMA3B gene encoding semaphorin-3B isoform X2, which translates to MTPGIGLPPCCLGRRLSLRTEPHDSRWLNEPKFVKVFWIPESENPDDDKIYFFFRELAVEAAPALGRLSVSRVGQICRNDVGGQRSLVNKWTTFLKARLVCSVPGVEGDTHFDQLQDVFLLPSRDRWSPLLYAVFSTSSGVFQGSAVCVYSMNDVRRAFLGPFAHKEGPMHQWMSYQGRVPYPRPGMCPSKTFGTFSSTKDFPDDVIQFARNHPLMYSSVLPIGSRPLFLQVGAGYTFTQIVADRVAAADGQYDVLFIGTDTGTVLKVISVPKGSRPSSEGLLLEELHVFEDSAAVTSMQISSKRHQLYVASRSGVTQIALHRCAAHGRACAECCLARDPYCAWDGAACTRFQPSSKRRFRRQDVRNGDPSTLCSGDSSRPTLQERKVFGVEGDSAFLECEPRSLQARVNWTFQRAGEPAQTQVPAEGRVQHTGQGLLLRRLQRGDSGVYLCTAVEHGFSQPLRRLALHVLNAGQAERLARVEEAAPAAPQSPKLWYRDFLQLVEPGGGGASSLRMCRPLPAPRPPPPEPRRKGRNRRTHFSEPRADRGPRSAVHW; encoded by the exons ATGACCCCAGGCATCGGGCTGCCTCCGTGCTG CCTGGGCCGGCGGCTGAGTCTCCGCACAGAGCCACATGACTCCCGATGGCTCAACG AGCCCAAGTTCGTTAAAGTCTTTTGGATCCCGGAGAGTGAGAACCCAGATGACGACAAGATCTACTTCTTCTTCCGTGAGTTGGCGGTGGAGGCGGCTCCGGCACTGGGACGTCTGTCAGTATCCCGCGTCGGCCAGATCTGCCGG AACGACGTGGGCGGCCAGCGTAGCCTGGTCAACAAGTGGACGACCTTCCTGAAGGCACGGCTGGTGTGCTCGGTGCCCGGTGTCGAGGGCGACACCCACTTCGACCAGCTTC AGGACGTGTTCCTGCTACCATCCCGGGACCGCTGGAGCCCGCTGCTCTACGCCGTCTTCTCAACGTCCAG CGGCGTCTTCCAGGGCTCTGCAGTGTGCGTGTATAGCATGAACGACGTGCGTCGGGCTTTCCTGGGACCCTTCGCACATAAGGAGGGGCCAATGCACCAGTGGATGTCTTACCAGGGCCGCGTCCCCTACCCGCGGCCCGGCATG TGCCCCAGCAAGACCTTTGGCACCTTCAGTTCCACCAAGGACTTCCCTGACGACGTCATCCAGTTTGCCCGGAACCATCCCCTCATGTACAGTTCAGTTCTGCCCATCGGGAGTCGCCCTCTTTTCCTACAAGTGGGTGCTGGGTACACTTTCACCCAAATCGTTGCTGACAGAGTAGCAGCTGCTGACGGACAATATGATGTCCTCTTTATTGGCACAG ACACGGGCACAGTGCTGAAGGTAATCTCTGTCCCCAAAGGCAGCCGTCCTAGCTCTGAGGGGCTGCTATTGGAGGAGCTGCACGTGTTCGAG GACTCAGCCGCTGTCACCAGCATGCAGATCTCCTCCAAGAGG CACCAGCTGTACGTAGCCTCACGGAGCGGGGTGACCCAGATCGCGCTGCACCGCTGCGCTGCCCATGGCCGCGCCTGCGCCGAATGCTGCCTGGCGCGCGACCCCTACTGCGCCTGGGACGGGGCCGCATGCACGCGCTTCCAGCCCAGTTCCAAGAG GCGGTTCCGGCGGCAAGACGTAAGGAATGGCGACCCCAGCACGCTCTGCTCCGGAG ACTCTTCGCGCCCCACGCTACAGGAGCGGAAGGTGTTCGGCGTGGAGGGCGACAGCGCCTTCCTGGAATGTGAGCCCCGCTCTCTGCAGGCGCGGGTGAATTGGACCTTCCAGCGCGCAGGGGAGCCGGCCCAAACCCAG GTGCCAGCGGAAGGACGTGTTCAGCACACCGGGCAGGGGCTGCTGCTGCGCAGGCTGCAGCGCGGGGACTCAGGCGTGTACCTGTGCACCGCGGTCGAGCACGGCTTTTCTCAGCCGCTGCGTCGCCTGGCGCTGCACGTGCTGAACGCCGGGCAGGCCGAGCGGCTGGCGCGGGTTGAGGAGGCTGCGCCAGCCGCGCCGCAGAGCCCCAAGCTCTGGTACCGGGACTTCCTGCAGCTGGTGGagcccggcggcggcggcgcaaGCTCCCTGCGCATGTGTCGGCCGCTTCCCGCCCCGCGCCCCCCGCCTCCCGAACCGCGGAGGAAGGGCCGCAATCGGCGGACGCATTTCTCGGAGCCGCGTGCAGATCGGGGCCCGCGCAGTGCCGTGCACTGGTGA
- the SEMA3B gene encoding semaphorin-3B isoform X3, protein MGRDFTIFRSLGRRLSLRTEPHDSRWLNEPKFVKVFWIPESENPDDDKIYFFFRELAVEAAPALGRLSVSRVGQICRNDVGGQRSLVNKWTTFLKARLVCSVPGVEGDTHFDQLQDVFLLPSRDRWSPLLYAVFSTSSGVFQGSAVCVYSMNDVRRAFLGPFAHKEGPMHQWMSYQGRVPYPRPGMCPSKTFGTFSSTKDFPDDVIQFARNHPLMYSSVLPIGSRPLFLQVGAGYTFTQIVADRVAAADGQYDVLFIGTDTGTVLKVISVPKGSRPSSEGLLLEELHVFEDSAAVTSMQISSKRHQLYVASRSGVTQIALHRCAAHGRACAECCLARDPYCAWDGAACTRFQPSSKRRFRRQDVRNGDPSTLCSGDSSRPTLQERKVFGVEGDSAFLECEPRSLQARVNWTFQRAGEPAQTQVPAEGRVQHTGQGLLLRRLQRGDSGVYLCTAVEHGFSQPLRRLALHVLNAGQAERLARVEEAAPAAPQSPKLWYRDFLQLVEPGGGGASSLRMCRPLPAPRPPPPEPRRKGRNRRTHFSEPRADRGPRSAVHW, encoded by the exons ATGGGCCGGGACTTTACCATCTTCCGCAGCCTGGGCCGGCGGCTGAGTCTCCGCACAGAGCCACATGACTCCCGATGGCTCAACG AGCCCAAGTTCGTTAAAGTCTTTTGGATCCCGGAGAGTGAGAACCCAGATGACGACAAGATCTACTTCTTCTTCCGTGAGTTGGCGGTGGAGGCGGCTCCGGCACTGGGACGTCTGTCAGTATCCCGCGTCGGCCAGATCTGCCGG AACGACGTGGGCGGCCAGCGTAGCCTGGTCAACAAGTGGACGACCTTCCTGAAGGCACGGCTGGTGTGCTCGGTGCCCGGTGTCGAGGGCGACACCCACTTCGACCAGCTTC AGGACGTGTTCCTGCTACCATCCCGGGACCGCTGGAGCCCGCTGCTCTACGCCGTCTTCTCAACGTCCAG CGGCGTCTTCCAGGGCTCTGCAGTGTGCGTGTATAGCATGAACGACGTGCGTCGGGCTTTCCTGGGACCCTTCGCACATAAGGAGGGGCCAATGCACCAGTGGATGTCTTACCAGGGCCGCGTCCCCTACCCGCGGCCCGGCATG TGCCCCAGCAAGACCTTTGGCACCTTCAGTTCCACCAAGGACTTCCCTGACGACGTCATCCAGTTTGCCCGGAACCATCCCCTCATGTACAGTTCAGTTCTGCCCATCGGGAGTCGCCCTCTTTTCCTACAAGTGGGTGCTGGGTACACTTTCACCCAAATCGTTGCTGACAGAGTAGCAGCTGCTGACGGACAATATGATGTCCTCTTTATTGGCACAG ACACGGGCACAGTGCTGAAGGTAATCTCTGTCCCCAAAGGCAGCCGTCCTAGCTCTGAGGGGCTGCTATTGGAGGAGCTGCACGTGTTCGAG GACTCAGCCGCTGTCACCAGCATGCAGATCTCCTCCAAGAGG CACCAGCTGTACGTAGCCTCACGGAGCGGGGTGACCCAGATCGCGCTGCACCGCTGCGCTGCCCATGGCCGCGCCTGCGCCGAATGCTGCCTGGCGCGCGACCCCTACTGCGCCTGGGACGGGGCCGCATGCACGCGCTTCCAGCCCAGTTCCAAGAG GCGGTTCCGGCGGCAAGACGTAAGGAATGGCGACCCCAGCACGCTCTGCTCCGGAG ACTCTTCGCGCCCCACGCTACAGGAGCGGAAGGTGTTCGGCGTGGAGGGCGACAGCGCCTTCCTGGAATGTGAGCCCCGCTCTCTGCAGGCGCGGGTGAATTGGACCTTCCAGCGCGCAGGGGAGCCGGCCCAAACCCAG GTGCCAGCGGAAGGACGTGTTCAGCACACCGGGCAGGGGCTGCTGCTGCGCAGGCTGCAGCGCGGGGACTCAGGCGTGTACCTGTGCACCGCGGTCGAGCACGGCTTTTCTCAGCCGCTGCGTCGCCTGGCGCTGCACGTGCTGAACGCCGGGCAGGCCGAGCGGCTGGCGCGGGTTGAGGAGGCTGCGCCAGCCGCGCCGCAGAGCCCCAAGCTCTGGTACCGGGACTTCCTGCAGCTGGTGGagcccggcggcggcggcgcaaGCTCCCTGCGCATGTGTCGGCCGCTTCCCGCCCCGCGCCCCCCGCCTCCCGAACCGCGGAGGAAGGGCCGCAATCGGCGGACGCATTTCTCGGAGCCGCGTGCAGATCGGGGCCCGCGCAGTGCCGTGCACTGGTGA
- the LSMEM2 gene encoding leucine-rich single-pass membrane protein 2, with product MPEEVQEDTVVPTLSPRSRASLAPNHMQEVCLHRVESISDLHSGGSLCPYLAEEAQPWEELLGVLPPSLCAQAGCGPVYGRGGFLLLLTLLVLTCLALAILAVYLSVLQSESLRVLAHTLRTQEETLLKLRLASLSQLRRLNLSEARAPS from the exons ATGCCCGAGGAGGTCCAAGAAG ATACCGTGGTGCCTACACTGAGCCCAAGGAGCAGGGCGTCACTGGCTCCCAACCATATGCAGGAGGTGTGCCTGCACCGGGTGGAGTCCATCAGCGACCTACACAGCGGAG GCTCACTGTGCCCCTACCTGGCCGAGGAGGCACAGCCGTGGGAAGAACTGCTGGGGGTCTTGCCACCGTCATTGTGCGCCCAGGCTGGCTGTGGCCCTGTGTATGGCCGTGGGGGCTTCCTGCTCCTGCTCACACTGCTGGTGCTCACCTGTCTGGCGCTTGCCATCCTGGCCGTCTACCTGAGTG TGCTGCAGAGTGAATCCCTGCGTGTCCTGGCGCACACACTGCGGACACAAGAAGAGACGCTACTCAAACTCCGGCTTGCCAGCCTCAGCCAGCTTCGAAGGCTCAACTTGAGTGAGGCCCGAGCACCCAGCTGA
- the IFRD2 gene encoding interferon-related developmental regulator 2, producing MPRARKGNAPRKSGQRRGGGARSSAQADLGSSEDEAASEARSTTSECPSLLSVTAEDCLGGDAVNEQAQQEDLEDKLKEYVDCLTDKSAKTRQGALESLRLALASRLLPDFLLERRLTLADALEKCLKKGKGEEQALAAAVLGLFCVQLGPGPKGEELFHNLQPLLVSVLSDGTANPAARLHCASALSLGCYVAAADVQDLVSCLTCLEGVFSRACGMGGSTAPGAPASLHGLLCAALQAWALLLTICPSTHISHILDRQLPWLPQLLSSESVNLRIAAGETIALLFELARDLEEDFIYEDMEALCGALRTLATDSNKYRAKADRRRQRSTFRAVLHFIEGGECEEETVRFGLEVLYVDSWARRRVYTAFKDVLGSGMHHHLQNNELLRDIFGLGPVLVLDATALKAYKISRFEKHLYNAAAFKARTKARSRVRDKRADIL from the exons ATGCCCCGCGCCCGCAAGGGGAACGCACCTCGCAAGAGCGGCCAGCGCCGCGGAGGGG GTGCCCGGAGCAGTGCCCAAGCTGACTTAGGTTCCAGTGAGGATGAGGCGGCCAGTGAGGCCCGCAGCACCACCAGTGAATGCCCCAGCCTTCTCAGTGTCACAGCAGAGGACTGCCTTG GGGGGGATGCTGTGAATGAGCAGGCTCAGCAGGAAGACCTTGAGGATAAGCTAAAGGAATATGTGGACTGCCTCACAGACAAGAG TGCCAAGACCCGGCAAGGTGCCCTGGAGAGCCTGCGCCTGGCCCTGGCATCCCGCCTACTTCCTGACTTCTTGCTAGAGCGCCGCCTCACACTGGCTGATGCCCTAGAAAAGTGCCTCAAGAAAG GGAAGGGTGAGGAGCAGGCCCTGGCTGCTGCTGTGCTAGGCCTCTTCTGTGTGCAGCTGGGCCCTGGGCCCAAGGGTGAGGAGCTGTTCCACAACCTGCAGCCCCTGCTGGTTTCTGTGCTCAGCGATGGCACAGCTAACCCTGCTGCCCGGCTCCAC TGCGCTTCTGCTCTCAGCTTGGGCTGTTACGTGGCTGCTGCCGATGTCCAG GACCTGGTCTCTTGCCTTACTTGCTTGGAAGGTGTTTTTAGCCGGGCCTGCGGTATGGGTGGCTCCACAGCCCCAGGGGCCCCTGCCAGCCTGCATGGCCTGCTGTGTGCTGCCCTGCAGGCCTGGGCGTTGCTGCTCACCATCTGCCCCAGCACTCACATCAGCCACATCCTTGACAG GCAGCTGCCCTGGCTGCCCCAGCTCTTGTCCAGTGAAAGTGTGAACCTGCGGATCGCTGCCGGCGAGACCATCGCTTTGCTCTTTGAGCTCGCCCGGGACCTTGAG GAAGACTTTATTTACGAGGACATGGAGGCCCTCTGCGGTGCTCTGCGCACTCTGGCCACTGACAGCAACAAGTACCGGGCCAAGGCTGACCGCCGGCGCCAGCGCTCAACTTTTCGTGCTGTCCTGCACTTTATTGAG GGTGGCGAGTGTGAGGAAGAGACAGTCCGCTTCGGGCTCGAGGTGCTGTATGTGGACAGCTGGGCCCGGCGCCGGGTCTACACGGCCTTCAAGGATGTGCTGGGTTCTGGCATGCACCACCACCTCCAG AACAACGAGCTACTCCGTGACATCTTTGGTCTGGGCCCTGTACTGGTGCTGGATGCTACTGCCCTTAAAGCCTACAAGATTTCACGCTTTGAGAAG CACCTATACAACGCTGCCGCCTTCAAAGCCCGGACCAAAGCTCGCAGCCGCGTGCGGGACAAGCGGGCAGACATCCTGTGA
- the HYAL3 gene encoding hyaluronidase-3: MSMQPGLALVLGVALCLGCGQPPPRAPERPFSVLWNVPSAHCKDRFGVLLPLRALGITANRGQHFQGQNVTIFYKNRLGLYPYFGPRGTAHHGGIPQVVPLGRHLARAACQIRHSLRPDFAGLAVLDWEEWCPLWAGNWGRRRAYQAASWAWAQQVFPHLDPQEQLHQARAGFEQAARALMEDTLRLGQALQPHGLWGFYRFPACGNGWHSMASNYTGRCHAATLARNTQLHWLWAASTALFPSIYLPPRLPPAHHQAFVRHRLEEAFRVAHAGHLHPLPVLAYARLTYRNSGRFLSQDDLVQTMGVSAALGAAGVVLWGDLSISSSEEECWRLHDYLVGTLGPYVINVTRAAMACSHQRCHGHGRCARRDPGQLEAFLHLRPDGIPGAWESFSCRCYRGWAGPTCQKPRPGPKEVA; encoded by the exons ATGAGCATGCAGCCAGGCCTGGCCCTGGTGCTGGGGGTGGCCCTGTGCCTGGGGTGTGGCCAGCCCCCTCCGCGGGCCCCTGAACGCCCCTTCTCCGTACTGTGGAATGTGCCCTCAGCACACTGTAAGGACCGCTTTGGCGTGCTCCTGCCACTCAGGGCCCTGGGCATCACAGCCAACCGTGGCCAGCACTTCCAAGGCCAGAATGTCACCATCTTCTACAAGAACCGGCTTGGTCTCTATCCCTACTTTGGGCCCAGGGGCACAGCTCACCATGGGGGCATCCCCCAGGTTGTGCCCCTTGGCCGCCACCTGGCAAGGGCTGCCTGTCAGATCCGCCACAGCCTGCGACCTGACTTTGCTGGCCTGGCAGTGCTGGACTGGGAGGAGTGGTGTCCACTCTGGGCTGGAAACTGGGGCCGCCGTCGGGCCTATCAGGCAGCCTCATGGGCTTGGGCACAGCAAGTGTTCCCCCATCTGGACCCCCAGGAGCAACTCCATCAGGCCCGTGCTGGCTTTGAGCAGGCAGCCCGTGCACTGATGGAGGACACACTGCGGCTGGGCCAGGCACTGCAGCCCCACGGGCTATGGGGCTTCTATCGCTTCCCAGCCTGCGGCAATGGCTGGCATAGCATGGCCTCCAACTACACAGGCCGCTGCCACGCAGCCACCCTTGCCCGCAACACCCAGCTGCACTGGCTCTGGGCTGCCTCCACTGCCCTCTTCCCCAGCATCTACCTACCACCCAGGCTGCCACCTGCCCATCACCAAGCCTTTGTCCGACACCGCCTGGAAGAGGCCTTCCGTGTGGCTCACGCTGGGCACCTGCATCCCCTGCCAGTCCTGGCCTATGCCCGCCTCACATACCGGAATTCTGGGAGGTTCCTGTCCCAG GATGACCTAGTGCAGACCATGGGTGTAAGCGCGGCACTGGGGGCAGCTGGCGTCGTGCTCTGGGGGGACCTGAGCATCTCCAGCTCTGAG GAGGAATGCTGGCGTCTCCACGACTACCTGGTGGGCACTTTGGGCCCCTATGTGATCAACGTGACCAGGGCAGCTATGGCCTGCAGTCACCAGCGGTGCCACGGCCATGGGCGCTGTGCTCGGCGAGACCCGGGACAGCTGGAAGCCTTTCTGCACCTGCGGCCAGATGGTATCCCTGGAGCTTGGGAGTCCTTCAGCTGCCGCTGTTACCGGGGCTGGGCTGGGCCTACCTGCCAGAAGCCTAGGCCTGGGCCTAAGGAGGTGGCATAA
- the NAA80 gene encoding LOW QUALITY PROTEIN: N-alpha-acetyltransferase 80 (The sequence of the model RefSeq protein was modified relative to this genomic sequence to represent the inferred CDS: substituted 1 base at 1 genomic stop codon), producing the protein MELILRPSPSELTLDPVCXPELTLDPSHQRELTRSPRLAELTPSPPCHPEMTLSPGAAEMIPDPAHQPEETPVPNLAELTLEPVHCRPELLDACADLINEQWPRSRASRLHSLGQSSDAFPLCLMLLSPHPSPEAAPIVVGHARLSRVLDRPQSLLVETVVVARALRGRGFGRRLMEGLEVFAKARGFCRLHLTTQDQLHFYAHLGYQLSEPVQGLVFTSRGLPATLLSAFPRASYPQPPCKAPNLTAQAATRAPKGPPLPPPPPLPELLTTPPPPKAGSSPQSLLETQYRDLRGCPIFWMEKDI; encoded by the coding sequence ATGGAGCTGATCCTGAGGCCCAGCCCGTCCGAGCTGACTCTGGATCCTGTATGCTAGCCAGAGTTGACCCTGGATCCCTCACACCAACGAGAGCTGACTCGGAGCCCCAGGCTGGCTGAGCTGACCCCAAGTCCTCCATGCCATCCAGAGATGACCCTCAGTCCTGGTGCAGCTGAGATGATTCCAGATCCTGCACACCAGCCAGAAGAGACCCCAGTCCCCAACCTGGCCGAGCTGACCCTGGAGCCTGTACACTGCAGGCCTGAGCTCCTGGATGCCTGTGCTGACCTCATCAATGAACAGTGGCCCCGCAGCCGTGCCTCCCGCCTACACTCCCTGGGCCAGTCCTCAGACGCCTTCCCTCTCTGCCTGATGCTGTTGAGCCCCCACCCCTCGCCAGAAGCAGCCCCCATTGTGGTGGGCCATGCCCGCCTGTCACGGGTGCTGGACCGGCCCCAGAGTCTCCTGGTGGAGACGGTAGTGGTGGCCCGGGCCTTGAGAGGCCGTGGCTTTGGCCGCCGCCTCATGGAGGGCCTGGAGGTCTTTGCCAAGGCCCGCGGCTTCTGCCGGCTGCACCTCACTACTCAGGATCAGCTGCACTTTTACGCCCACCTGGGCTACCAGCTAAGCGAGCCTGTACAGGGCTTGGTCTTCACCAGTCGAGGGCTGCCCGCCACCCTGCTCAGTGCCTTCCCCAGGGCCTCCTACCCCCAGCCACCCTGCAAGGCCCCCAACCTGACTGCCCAAGCTGCCACAAGAGCCCCCAAAGGGCCCCCACTGCCACCTCCTCCTCCCCTGCCTGAGCTCCTaactaccccacccccacccaaagCAGGCTCCTCTCCACAAAGCCTGCTGGAGACACAATACCGAGACCTGAGGGGCTGTCCCATCTTCTGGATGGAAAAGGACATCTGA